A single Anabas testudineus chromosome 10, fAnaTes1.2, whole genome shotgun sequence DNA region contains:
- the ubl3b gene encoding ubiquitin-like protein 3b, translating into MTTQKDLDMVHLRLILVSGKTQDFTFSPNDSATDIAKHVFDNWPAGWEEETVSSPSILRLIFQGRFLHGNVTLGALKLPPGRTTVMHLVARETLPEPNSHGQRNREKTTESNCCLLL; encoded by the exons ATGACCACCCAGAAGGATCTTGATATG gtgCACCTCCGCCTTATCCTGGTCAGTGGGAAAACACAAGACTTCACTTTTTCCCCAAATGACTCGGCCACAGACATCGCCAAGCATGTATTTGACAACTGGCCTGCAG GATGGGAGGAGGAGACGGTGAGCAGTCCCAGTATACTGCGCCTCATTTTCCAGGGACGCTTCCTTCACGGCAACGTTACCCTGGGAG ctctGAAGCTGCCACCGGGCCGAACGACCGTCATGCACCTGGTGGCCAGGGAGACGCTTCCAGAGCCCAACTCTCACG GTCAAAGGAACAGAGAAAAAACCACAGAGAGCAACTGCTGCCTCCTCTTGtaa
- the foxo4 gene encoding forkhead box protein O4, with the protein MEEPAVPPIDPDFEPQSRPRSCTWPLPRPDISAVKPEGADGTESAAGTPPADEDKPEPQQITSEPEKAATGAEGGVVAGVGGAGATPRKGSSRRNAWGNQSYADLISQAIENSPEKRLTLAQIYEWMVKTVPYFRDKGDSNSSAGWKNSIRHNLSLHNKFLRVHNESTGKSSWWMLNPEGGKTGKAPRRRAASMDNSSKLLKSRMRAKQTKKQAGAAALGGAAGALQGDGSAGSAGADSPNSSQQFPKWGVNNSSPSSRGSMDDNDMWTTFRPRTSSNASTVSGRLSPIAPGQEDDDNLPEDGILGRYPASSLTPTLTETLMEELDLIDGLTLMTGPQGGASPSTAPPAPPTPLPSASTLLPRGSSFSSFHQLQPSGLSQTPADTGTQASVSQCGPSAKEPPTFSNSLFNPMSSSGSHGSGHYNTHVPSSLEALLTSDSPPPTDVLMTQVDPLMPSPGGVGLMGLGTGVMGVRPKPNQLLLGKGLEPNTVAPMALQAQMQSQQHHLHHQQQQPQQQHQHRSQMGLGMILSGMSQDPPQLSTVKIQHSTVQAVGAHHGVSSANPSAGLQVMGQFPAPSCFPIGQDRLPTDLDIDMFTENLDCDVDYIINSDLMDGDSIDFNFDPILPGTQGYTGPATTQGSAHNWVPS; encoded by the exons ATGGAGGAGCCAGCGGTGCCCCCGATTGACCCAGATTTTGAGCCGCAGAGCAGACCCCGCTCCTGCACGTGGCCGCTGCCGAGACCCGACATCTCTGCTGTCAAACCGGAGGGGGCGGACGGCACCGAGTCCGCCGCCGGGACCCCGCCCGCCGATGAGGACAAGCCCGAGCCGCAGCAAATCACGTCCGAGCCCGAGAAAGCGGCGACCGGGGCCGAGGGCGGAGTCGTGGCCGGTGTGGGCGGAGCCGGCGCGACTCCACGCAAAGGGTCGTCCCGGCGCAACGCGTGGGGGAACCAGAGCTACGCAGACCTGATCAGCCAGGCCATCGAGAACTCACCTGAGAAGAGGCTGACCCTGGCACAGATCTACGAGTGGATGGTGAAAACGGTGCCTTACTTCAGAGACAAAGGAGACAGCAACAGCTCGGCAGGctggaag AATTCAATCCGCCACAATCTCTCACTCCACAACAAGTTCCTGAGGGTTCACAATGAGTCGACGGGAAAGAGCTCCTGGTGGATGCTCAACCCAGAGGGAGGGAAGACCGGCAAAGCTCCTCGCCGCCGGGCCGCCTCCATGgacaacagcagcaaactgCTCAAGAGTCGCATGAGAGCCAAGCAGACCAAGAAGCAGGCTGGAGCGGCCGCTCTGGGGGGCGCCGCAGGGGCTCTGCAGGGTGATGGCAGCGCTGGTTCAGCTGGTGCAGACAGCCCCAATTCGTCCCAGCAGTTTCCCAAATGGGGGGTCAACAACAGTAGCCCCTCGTCCCGCGGCAGCATGGACGACAACGACATGTGGACCACCTTCCGCCCACGCACAAGCTCTAATGCCAGCACCGTGAGCGGACGTCTGTCCCCCATCGCTCCTGGCCAGGAGGATGACGACAACCTTCCTGAGGACGGGATACTGGGGAGATACCCTGCCAGCAGCTTGACCCCCACCCTTACCGAGACCCTCATGGAGGAGCTGGATCTGATTGATGGTCTGACATTGATGACCGGGCCCCAGGGAGGAGCTAGTCCCAGCACAGCCCCACCAGCACCTCCCACTCCGCTGCCCTCCGCCTCCACCCTGCTGCCTCGtggttccagcttctcctccttccacCAGCTGCAACCATCCGGCCTCTCGCAGACCCCTGCTGACACCGGGACCCAGGCCTCCGTCTCTCAGTGCGGACCCAGCGCCAAAGAGCCGCCGACCTTCAGTAACTCCCTCTTCAACCCAATGTCCAGCTCTGGCTCTCATGGCAGCGGACACTACAACACACACGTACCCTCCAGCCTGGAGGCGCTGCTCACCTCGGACTCCCCTCCTCCGACCGATGTCCTGATGACCCAGGTCGACCCCCTCATGCCCAGTCCAGGAGGCGTGGGCCTGATGGGTTTGGGCACAGGCGTGATGGGTGTGAGGCCCAAACCCAATCAGCTGCTTCTGGGTAAAGGACTGGAACCGAACACGGTGGCACCCATGGCGCTGCAGGCTCAGATGCAGTCgcagcagcaccaccttcaccaccagcagcagcagccacaacaacaacaccagcaCCGCTCGCAGATGGGGTTGGGGATGATCCTCTCAGGTATGTCTCAGGACCCGCCACAGCTCTCCACCGTCAAAATCCAGCACAGCACGGTGCAGGCTGTAGGCGCTCATCACGGCGTCAGCTCGGCCAATCCCAGCGCAGGTCTGCAGGTGATGGGTCAGTTCCCAGCCCCGTCTTGCTTCCCCATCGGTCAGGACCGACTGCCCACAGACTTAGACATAGACATGTTCACTGAAAACCTGGATTGTGACGTGGACTACATCATCAACAGTGACCTCATGGATGGAGACAGCATTGATTTCAACTTTGACCCCATACTGCCAGGAACCCAAGGCTACACAGGCCCGGCCACCACACAGGGCTCCGCCCACAACTGGGTCCCCAGTTAA